In Oryza sativa Japonica Group chromosome 1, ASM3414082v1, the genomic stretch GAGAAGCTGCAGGAGGTGGAGATGCATCAGGGAAGAAGCATAGATGCCAGGAAAGTCGGGGATTGGAAGAGCGCGCTGAGGGAAGCTGATGCTGCCATTGCTGCTGGAGCTGACTCCTCTCGGCTGGTAATGTCAAGCATAAGGTTGCAAGGAATTGTTGGTTTGTAGCAATTCACACTGAGTTTGCTCTTCTGTGCAGCTTCTTGCGATAAGGTCAGAAGCACTTCTCCGTCTCCACAAGTTGGAGGAGGCTGACTCGACTCTTGCAAGTTTGCTGAAATTGGACAGCGTGTTGCTGTATCGGATGGGAGCCAACCCGTCAGGCATGCTAGCTGAGTCATATGTCTCTATTGTCCGAGCCCAAGTCGACATGGCATTGGGAAGGTGTGATTCTCTAACCCTAGAATAATGCTCAATTTTCCACATTGCGGTTAAAATAGATTAGCATGAATTTGTTATTCTGTATTCTACAGGTTTGATGCTGCTGTGGAGGCAGCTGATAATGCTAGATTTATTGATCCTGGAAATGCGGAAGTTGGAATGATTCTAAATAATGTCAAATTAGTTGCAAAGGCTCGAGCCCAAGGAAATGAGCTCTATAAAGCTGCCAAGTTTTCTGATGCATCTATAGCATATAGTGAAGGGCTCAAATATGAGCCCTCAAATCCAGTGCTCTATTGCAATCGAGCAGCATGCTGGGGGAAGCTAGAGCGGTGGGAAAAGGCTGTTGATGACTGTAACGAAGCATTAAGAATACAACCTAATTACACAAAGGCGCTTTTAAGGCGAGCTTCATCCTATGCCAAGGTAAGCAGCAATCATATGCATTAAatgtttatttttgatagtgGAATTGAGTAATTGGATATTGTTTCCACTCTATGTACATTATGTTGACCTTGTTAACTATTATTTAGCTCGAGCGTTGGGCTGATTGTGTGCGGGACTATGAGGTGCTTCATAAAGAGCTTCCTGCTGATACAGAGGTTGCAGAAGCACTGTTCCATGCTCAAGTTGCATTGAAGACAACTCGTGGTGAGGATGTATCGAATATGAAATTTGGAGGAGAGGTTGAGATGGTAACCAGTGTAGAACAACTCCGTGCTGCCATAGGATCACCAGGTGTGTTATTCTCTactagttcttttttttcccttgatcTCATACCCTGAAATTAACTCATTGGTGCTGCTCTGGTAGCATCCTGAACAATCCGAAATACTGCCTTCTTTATATTCTTGAAACATGTGTTTTACTAGGTTTATCATACCAGACTTGCCTATTTTGCAATTGACTGACTATTGAACAATTTGCTATATCTTCAGGGGTGTCTGTTGTTTACTTCATGTCAATCATGAATCAGCAGTGCACACTAATTACACCTTCGGTGAACTCCCTTTGCAGCGAATGCCCCTCGCTGAATTTCCTAAAGGTGAGACACTTGACATGTCTCCAATCAAATACATCCAACAAGTGCTTATAAATGACACTAACAAATCTGCATTGTGTGTGCAAAACAACAGGTAAATGTTGAAGATAGCCCTATGGTCGCGAAGGCGGAGAACGTGCGGATAGTCCCAACATTCAAGATATACAAAGATGGGGTGAAGGTGAAGGAAATGATCTGCCCAAGCTTGCATGTTCTGCGCTACTCAGTAAGGCACTATGCCGTATCTAGTTCTTGAGAAGCAGCTGGTACCGAAAACCCCGATTTCCCGATTTCATTGATGCATAGTGCTCCCCTTTCCCCCCTATAGCCTTTTACTGTCAAAACTTGAGATGATGTTGTCAGCCTCCACCAGTCCCACCTCATTTCATCAGCTGCACAATAATTTCCCTGACGAGCATGAGCATAATGAGCTAAAATTGGTATATGTGGAAGAGCCTCCCCAATTTTCCCCCCTTGCCCCCCATTCCATTCCCCATCTGTTGTTACTCCTTTTTTACCGTTCATATGCCGACCCCATTCAATTCTTTCACCTTCTGGGCTCTTTCACCTCTTGTATTTGATACATTTTGCTTTACCTTATAGTCCAATAGAACCAGCCAACCCTCCTTCTCAAGAAGGGCAAGTTTGTAATGTTGTTTAGATTAGTAGCATATTATcatagaggagaggagggagggggagagggagttaGAGAGGGATGATGGTTGAGATTTTCATTACATGTAAATACCATATAGCAAAAACATCAGAAATCCAATTGAAGGATTGCTTCCCTGGAGAAATGGTGGTATCAAAAAAATTTTGGAGGTTGGAGGAGGTTAGTACAGGAGAGGCTAGCTGTCATTTTAGCGAATCAAGAGAGCTTGTTAATTGGTGCAGGATGGGTTTAGGGGTTGGTGTTAAAAGAAAGATTGGTGTCATtttgctgcttctgctgctggtTTGTGGTGCTGATACATAATGCTACCATTTCCATGAATAAAACAATCCAACATTCTTTTTATCTTCCTCTTTTGGAATTTTTTGCCTTGCTCTCCTTTGTGgttgtgatgatgatgataatgatgatgGTGATGCCAATCTCTGCACCTGGGGTGAGCATTAGTAGCACAGCTGCTGATTGTGTTGTGTTATCAGTTATAACCagcatctgtttttttttcatttttggaaCTAGATTTGGTTCTGGGAGTGTGGTGGTAGCTGGGAGTGACACTTGTCTGTCACATCTCCCAATGTGCTTGGGAGTGAGAGAAACAAGACCTTTTCCTCTTtgtgcctcctctctctctctctctcatcctctCTCAAGATTCTTTTTCCTTATTTATGgctatttttctctcttttgtggTGGTCAGATCTGTGGGGTGGGGCCCCAGCTGGTAATGATTTGGGCCCCAGGGCCAAGTCCCTCCTAGCCTGGCAGAGAGCTGGCCCCTCTTTTGAATGGGGTTGTTGGCTCATTCATTGCCTTGAAAatactcctactactactaccacctCTCCTACCATTACATttacctcctctctctctctctctctatctagtactccctcagtctcaaaaaaaaaactaaaaaaaaagacaaaccctggttttcaTGCCTAATGTTtggccgtccgttttatttaaaaattatgaaaaaaataaaaagacaagtcacgcataaaatattaatcatgttttgtcatctaacaacaataaaaatacaaattataaaaaaatttcatataaaatggatagttaaagttggacatggaaactcagggtttgtgttttttttggacggaggaagtagatctTAGTACTAGCAAGGCTAGCCCCTACACAACAGTACTTAAGCCCTCTTGATAACCATTTAAAGGGCTTTTAGCATTCTGTTTAGCTCTACTGGAGTACATGGGTTCTGATGATGGCATGTGAATATGATAGCCAGAAAAGTCAAAAGAAGGCCCCTGTCCTGCCTGCTCTGATTCTGGGGCTATGTAGGAGTATAGTACACTTGTGGAAGGAAGGAAGAGAAATAAACAACGGTAGGAGGCTAGGGGACGGGTCCACATGCAAATACTAGACAAACGGAGGGGGTATACGGTAAGTATGTCGGTGAAGGAGTACTTGGCATTTTGGCTGGAAACAGTGTACACCCTCCGTAAAAATTCAATTCCATGTTCAGGTTTGTAACTACtgcctccgtcctaaaatataagcactttTGGATCTCGACATGATATTTaatatgctactttgaccaacgatatctataaaaataaaatgttttaaataaaaagagctGCATAttgtgatagtttgtttaatgataaatttagtaatatcaattttacatgattaatcttttttattattttgctattaatagtcaaagttagaaatatttaatttggcactatgctaaaaatgattatattttaggacggggatagtagaaattaattttttttggagggAATATGTGGCTATTACTCCTATTTGCAGCTCCGTGAAATATTTCCATCATTTTGAATCTTGGCCTTCTTTGAAACGTAGGAATTTCACATTAATTTTGGAGAAATCGAATTGTTCCATGTgaaaatcatgtaaaatttcTATATTTCAAAGGAGTCTTGGGTATGACACATTATCTCACAATGGTTTTAGTGGAACAATAGGCAATCTCAAACTAGAATGTCACAAATTTCATCTGAAATGCGCTTGCAAGCAGGGGCGGATCCGACATAGGGGCGGTGGGGTCTCGAGCCAACTTTGGGAGCCCCACAAAAACCCCGCTAAAATTTTCTGCTATTTGTAGATGGGAGGGGGGGCTGTAAGctttatcaagtttattcagACCCCCCTACTATCTCTTCCTAGATCCGCCACTGCTTGTAAGAAAATTCTTTTGGTTGAAAAGTATCAAAGAAAAATCTCaagttgagattttttttttcatttcagtatATATAATCCACAAATTACAAATCGAACAAAGTTTTTACACGAACCATACTCAGCATCTCCTCGGCAACAACAATATTTTGCCGTGTTGTGGCTTGTGAGGCATTGACTCCGTTGCTTACTCGCTAATCTCTATGAAATATTAtctctattctaaaatataataacttagaATCGGATTAGATATATCCGTCTAACCAACTTCGTAGTGATATATCCTAGTTCTAGTTCtaagttatattttaggatggatgaaTAAGTAGAGGATGCAACATAGAGGAGAGGGCCGCTTGACCGTTGGTGTACTAGTCGCCGTAATGTACTTACCAGCGGCTAATCGTGCGTTGCTTTTTGACCAGGGTCATCCATCTCTTCTGCTGCGTGCATCATCGTCTTGTCGAGCCAGATGCACAGGCGGTGAATGGAACGTGAAGAAGGCCAACGTTTGCACTGGCATCACACAGAAAAATATAGAGCGAAAAATATAGTCCCACCAcccacaaatataaacatttgtTATTAAGAATGGGAAGTAAAGATTTTAACATCCTTGATCTCTATTATCTTAAAAGCAGAGTTATCCTCATTTCATCTTATTTTCCCACTGCACGCAACGCGTTTGTATGTGAAAAGTAACCACCAGATCCAATGTTTTATTCTCAATCATTCTCCCAACCGATCTTTAATTATATAAGCATGACCCATTACAATGTAGGAGTATGTTACTAGTTAATCAAGAAACAAATAAGAGTGGAATAGTTAATCAAGAAACAGATGGGAGCAGAAGGGTAGTGGAGGTGATTGATGGCAAAGGCAACCATCTATAATGCCTATATTTATTTACAAAATTTAAACATTTGGAATGCTAATATTTATGAACAGAGTGAGTATCGTTTGCTGATCAGTTTTGACAGCATTATACATATTACCATATCATATGATATGGTACTCCCCTTGtctataaatataagcattccATGTATTCCTATCTTCCTCAACCACTCTTCTACACCCATATACTCCTCTTTTAACGAGAAGAACCAAAATATTTTCTCCAAATGTGCGAGATGGAAAAACAAACGAACTTACCGATCAAGAGCTCATCTACTAACCTGAATTAATTCATCTATCATCCTCGTTTAGTCAAAATGACAGAATTAATTGGAATTGGAAAAGAAGTTCAAGTAGCTATCTTATTCTTGTGTTGAGTTGGAAGTTAGAACTGCTACAATTGACGCTATCTTgatattttgttgtgatttgtttttttcccgTAAAACAGAAGATTGAACCAAATCAACCACGATCAAATTATTCTGTCGAATTTTCTCAAAAACAAGGCCGAACCAATTTTTGGCCAGATTGAAAAATGCATATCGTTAGAAAAGCTTATACTTCAATTgtgaatggagagagtactccATTATATACCGAATGCATATGACGAGTCTCGTAATTTAAAAGAGGCATTGTTGGTTAGAGAGCAATTGCATTGATATTTTCGTCACGAACACCATCATTCCCATCTTATAGTTCGGTTGGCTGACTAAGTCAAACATTGCATAAATGTCATTGTTGATGCTAATGATGTGTCTGACATGGCAATGGCATCAACCACAATACATAATGCCAACAAAATAAATCAACCCTCCTTGATGATGGGCCTGATACCAGATATAGGTGGTTGATCCCTTTGCTTCTCTCTGCACATAGCATTGTAATTTGGCGGTGGCAGATTTACAAACTGTTTAGAGGCTAAATGAAACCAACGTGCTTTGCTGAAGAATATATTATATGCACACAATATTTCCGTGTACATAGCGTGCCAACAACTAATAAATTTTACCAAAAATTCTGGAACAAATTGTACATGTACTTCCAATAATATTACACTTATGTGTAATGTCTTAATCTCAAATTCATTATACTTCAGcctaaaaaagataaaaattctAACAATTTTAAGgttataaatatgttagaatttgcttctctctctctatatatatatatatatatatgtgtgtgtgtgtgtgtgtgatgaatTCAAGGATGGGACTTTATGAGATATAGTACTAACAAAAGTACACGTATAatcttttttcaaaatttttggtAAAATTTGTTAGCTGGTGTGTACGGTATGTATACAAGAAAGCTTGTGTATATAGGATAAGTTCCCGCTTACAGTTTGCTAACAACATCTTTAAACACCAACATTGTGGCATGTTCATCAGGGTGGTCACTAGTCAGGCCCTAGgtctactatatatatatttttaaaaccatTTAAACACTTTGTTATATAATTAAGACATAGTTCAGGGAAAAATCACCAGTACATCGTCAGGATGATATATAGGgtccgtttggcacagctccagctccacctcgaCCTCTCCTGGAgctagagctcagccaaacagtttcagttcCACCTAAAATAGCAGCGGAGCTggatggagctctctcacaaaatgaacagaGATGTGGAGCTAGATTTAggtagctccacaactccactctagaTCCAACTCCTGTaactaaatttagaagttagaACTCTACCAAATAGGCTCATATATAGAACAAAAGCATAGAGCCACTCTTTGTTTCTAAACTTCCATATAGCATAAAACAcatgagttcttttttttttaaaaaaaaagagagcataCAGCCATCCTTTTCAAAAGGAATGTGAACTGAACAAAACAAACCAAAGGCAACTATAGATTAGGGATGCAATATAGTGTAAAGCACGTGAACAAATAGCATAGCCACTAGTAAACCTATATAGCAAGCTAAAGACAACTATAGGGAGATCTTTCTCGCCAAGactaagaaaaaacaaatcatataaaaaatagtCTTTTTCAAGATAAAATGAAGCACAACACACTACGACTTTACAACACCCGTGAACTTTTATAGGGAAAGATGGACaaacatttaatatttttttaaaaaatgctaaGTTCAATCTCTATGGTGATAACACGAAAATTTTGTAAGTCGTCCACTAGCAAGCCCGAGAGGTTGCTACATGGTGGATACACAGATTATGGTTATTGTACAGAATTCTTAGCGGAGAAACTTAATACCATGATAACGATGGACGCGTGAATTTCTAAAGCCCGAGTGAATAACATGTGTAAATCACATCAAAGGCCCACGCTAGCATTGTGGCTATTTACAACTAATACCTCCTTCCAAAATAAGACCATCATTGTTTTTCCTTATTTGTcttatttgtttcaaaatagctacattttcaTCTTCTGCTTTATTAAATCATAATACACCTGTTTTCCACTCTATCTAGTTTCGATCTATGGCTCATCATCGGTGAGCCTTGGATCGATCGTACGCGCATCCATGGCTCAAAAGGTCACTGTCCAAAAACGCTCGATCCATCCATGACCGTTTCCATCGTCATCATCTTCGCCATCGCTCGTCCATAAAGCGAGAACAGAAAGGACGCCCTCTTTAATAACTGCCACACAGTGCCGGTGACGTCACATCCAGTTCAGTAGCCAGCACAGCACAGGGGGTGATCGCCAGATGCAGCCGCCGACCGGGCCGGCCACGCGGCGCAACCAACGGGCAGGCAGCCAGGCAAACgaacggcgtcgccgccgccggctgcccggCGAGGCGACCAGGCGATTGCAAGGCTGCCACGCGTTATAGGCTCTCGGCCCGACGCCGTGGGATGTAAAGGCGCCACTTGGGGTGCAAGGCGAAGCCGGTGCCCGTACGCGTGTACCGGCTGCGCCTGCACCGCACGCCGTGTGCCCGCACCGAGAAAATGGCCGCAGCCTTAGCCTTCGAAGGTGACTCGAGCTCGGACAATGGCCGTCGACGGTAAAGAAAGCTTTAGAGAGAGTAAAGTATGTCTAGGAGTTATCGCATCAGATTTGTGTCGAGTTTgagaatagagaaaaaaaagggagatgCGTATTAGACCCTGTGTATAGATGGGAGTTAAACTTATcagtccctatcacatcagatgtttggatattaattataaatattaaatatagattattaataaaactcattctataaccctggactaattcgtgagatgaatttaatgagcctaattaatccataattagcctatgtgatgctacattaGACATgcgctaattatagattaattaagcttaaaaaatttgtcacgcgaattagttctcatttatgtaattagttttataagtagtctatgtttaatactccaaattcatCCGATATGATAGGGGTTAAAGTTTAGTcctagatccaaacaccaccttagtctTACATATTTATAACCAGCTAAAGTAAAAACTCTAACAAgctttatgagaaaaaaaatattaaatctaTAGATAACTATTATATAGGTGAGCGACCAGATTTTTCTTTTAACCTATAAGCTACTAGATTATGGTTGTAGATGATGTGCTAAATTTTATAACTAGAAATCGACTATcctattaaatttgctcttgGGAGCAGTGAAAGAATGAAGACGTCCACATGAACGCATAGTAGGTCTAATTTGGAACGAACAATTAAAAAAGAAACCACATAGATTCATTCTATTTTCAtaggaataaaaaaattgttgttCAATGATACTAGTGCATTTACCAATAATCTACTGCCaacttccttttcttctttgttcTACATATTCTCCACGGTCTCCAACGTCACCTTGAAAATTACTATACCTCTAAAAGAATAACGTTTTGACAATGCACGTGTTTTACCATTACTTTctcaataatatatatttatagaaatataatatGAAAGAGTTGTTCATAACAAATCTACTAATTAAATACTCACattttaaatccttttttcCCGACTATTAATGATTTAAGATTCAAGGTTTGGTTGCACACATTCAAAGAGTATATATTTTAGTATCCTTTTTGacaacagaggtagtatatatttTAGTTAGATATGCTCAACAAAgtcaataaaaaaatactatagcATATGATGTCACCTGCACATGAACGCCCAAACCGAAAGGTGCATATACTCAAAATGCATCAGCTAAAACCACTAAATAACAGGGAATACATCAGATGCCACAGAGATCTACAAAGACGACATACCTACCCAAGTAGTGCGGTTTCATGTTTAATTCATATGCGAGGAATGAATAAGGCATGGATTTAATTCGGCCTTGCGTCAATATATTTGTCTCTCTTCTCAGCTCCCTGAATTCGACACCTTGGCGATAGCCTCCTGAGGGGGTGGGTGGTCGAACTTGCACTGCATACCAAACTTGCACACGCCAGTCTTCATGTAGAAGGCACATACCACGGCATCCTGCATATCAGCATATGCATTAGTTTAGGCATCAAAACAAATGCTATCCAGGAGGATATTCATACATGACTACATTCCGAGAATGCATCTATGTAGCTAGATGAAAGGGTGAACAAGTGATAACACCTCTTCTTATATGATGATGAAAAAAGCAATCCAGGGAACATCATCAAGATCGTTACAATATGCAGGGTGACGGTTACGATATGCAGCTTACTATATCATCAAGATCAATGCTAACGGGAGAACATATGTAAAAATTGAAAGGACTGCAGCCCAAAAATAGTAAGATCATTGGAACGAGCGGAGTAGCCAAGGTATTACCGACAAGCTTTGAAATGTTACCTCTCTTCTTGGTAGGCCAGCAAGAGTAAGCTGCACAGACTCCTCAGCAGGCTCCCAGTTTGCAGAGGGATCGGGAGCAGAACGATCAATTGGGTGGTGAAACTTGCATCGGTCAGCAAACTTGCAAAATCCTGTCTTCATGTAGAACTGCATTAAGAAAAGAGCATAACGCTGTAGAGGCACACCCAGACTATATGCGTAAAGTAGTTGATATCAATCAGCTAGTTAATAATTCATAGCGAAGAGACTGTCATACATCACAAACAGTTGCTCCAGGCCTCTGGGGATAGGTGACTGGCCCAGGTCCAACCTGCATTTTACAAAAGAGCATATCAACTTGTGTATCTCACAGCACCTATTTCCAACTTTAATTTCCTTTGTTTACTCTTACAGGCATGTGTGCCGCATGAAAATCAAAGCCTTGCATGAAGTTTGCAGATGAATTTAGCAGCATGGATTCCGGAGTAGGGAGAATGGTTTGACCCAGTGGAAGTGGAAAATTTAAAACTGCATTGAGCACCAAATTACCATAAGAATACATGTCGAGTCATAAGATTCAATTCATGTAAGAATCATGAACACTATCAGACTTGTTTAATTTAGATGCAATAACAGATATGGCAGAAGAGTGCGGCTATCAGATTGAAGGTGTTAAGTTCAAGGCATGGACAGTTTTGAACGTTGAATACAATACAAGCTTGTTTGGTTCATATGGCAAGTTCTCTGCTTGTTTTGGCTTTAAAGGTACAGTAGAAAGGACACGGTCTTAAAAATAATGTGtccaaaaagaagaaaagaaaaagttagtaaAACCTGGTTAGTATTTGTCTAATGTCTTCAGTATTCCAGTCAACCGTGCTGCAACTCATAACAAGATCTGATCATTTATTCATTTCAtaatatttacatcagatataAGTAGCTTTACATTGCCCCATACTTGAATTAATGAATTTTAAGAACCTTGAAGGTACCTAGAGAATGAATTCATTCCTTCTCTTATTCTTTAATGCATTGTATTCCTTCTGCCTCGCAGTATAAGAAACCATGCAGCGGCATAAGAAAAGGTTAATGGCAACAGATACCAATTTCTATTGTACTGCCACATGGACTTGGGATGAATAAGCTGAGGTTTGGTGGATAATAACAGATTAGAAGGAAGACAGGAGTCTGGATGGATCAGATAAAACAGGGAGAAATAGAAGTAGAGGTAAATAAACTTGTTTATTCCTTGCTGCCAACTAAGGGTTGTAGAGATCCTTTTTCATAGCCACATAAACAGATAAGTTCAGCCAATGCATCAGCTCACAAACTATATCTCCAACAGATAAGCCTAACAACGTATCTGAGAACTAACAAACTAATTGTTGAGAAACAGATAAAAATACACAACCACCACCACTCAAGCTCTTTTACAGCAGAGAAGTAGGGGGTGCAACCGAGTGGAAACTATGCCACAAGTACACCCTTGATTTCtgcaaaatattatgaaaaaaatgatcCTAAAGAAAATGCACTAATATTATGAAAAAGAGGAGTACAAGGCTATTACGTAAGTGCTCTATCCAACCAGGGCAAATTGCAAGTTAAATTATGCTATTAAATAGACGAGCAGCTAGATGATGGTTGCCACGCTCCTTCTGAGAAGTGGAAGAAGGCCAAAAGGATCTTAACTACCTCAAATTCATGTCATGATAAATTTAACTTTGTGAATATGGTTAGTTGTGACCATGAGTGACAAACCTAGACGATCAGGATGGTTGAATCGACAAGTAGAACCGAACTTGCAACTGTAGAGGGACAAAAGGAAATGTGAGATTCCAAGTATCTCCAAACTCATGCAGAAGTGCCAAAGCCAACAGAAAATAGTGTTATTCTGCTTAAGGGGATACCTGCCCATCTTCATGTAAAAAGGACAATCAACTTCACCCTGCCATGAAGGAGAAGAGAAGGTATTAAACAAAACAAGCAAAAGGTATTTCACCTAGAATCATGTAAATAGACAAAAAGATTTCACTATATACACCAGTATATTGATAAAAAATTCAGTCTTATCAATACCCCAAAAAACAGAACTTGTTGAGAGAGGAATTATGTACCAAAACCATGTACCAGGAATTGAGTACAAAATACAGATGTGCGGAATCTAAGCATAGAGCATCCTCAACATCGTTATCTTGCATTACATAATTCACAGGTCTTCTCAAAATGGTTTACGAATGAAACAAAGTTATCAGGCACTTGATAAGGACATACTGGTCTCATAGGCAGCCCTTTAGAGTTAAACTCTTGCGCAGCAGCAACTGGAGTTTGCATCTTCGCTGAAACTGAATCAGCTGCTGAACCAATATCCGTTTCTCCTTCAACAGTCACTGCACTTTCGGGTTCATTTTGACTTGAAGGTATTTCAATATCCTTGGGATGATTGAACTTACACATTGCACGAAATTTGCATTTGCCTGTTTTTGCATAAAACTGAGGTACAAAAGCACAACTGAAAATCGGTTTTTAAGCTTGATGCCatacaaaaaggaaaagaaggtgcAGTAGCTTCTTACAGAACAAAGTGGCTCAGAAGGCCTCACTGGTAAGATAGAACTATCAGCAATTAGATGCTTCTGCAATTTCATAAAAGAGCATACAGGTTGAGACCTGAGCGGTTGAGATGATGACATGTTAGTAGTCTAGTAAGTAAATGGAAACAACTTACATCATTGGTATTTCCAGACGCTAATGCATTAACCTTTTCCTTTGGATGATTGAACTTGCATTTCGATCCAAACTTGCATTTACCAGTCTTCATAAAAAACTGCATCATCAAGAACAACATTATGAGCATATTTGTCATATTGATTCAAAAATAGGGCTATGAACTGCTTACAGGACAATCTGGTTCCCCTTCTTGTTCTGGATAGGATTCTTCAACATTTGCAGCCTGCTAAGAAGTTTTAAGAAAGCAAACCAGAAGGGATGAATTTGGAGGATAAAAAGACACAATTACAACCACAAACATCACAATAAATATTTCGGAAACCTTAAAAACACCAAATTGCATAAGGTAATTAACCAGAGCCAGAGCATTTTATTAAAAGTGGtctagaaaaaatatatctacTGAAAACTGTAGTCGTGTCTTTTTTATAACTATA encodes the following:
- the LOC4326651 gene encoding TPR repeat-containing thioredoxin TTL1 is translated as MSEADRIRVRAAALALDGGGGGAVRDKPDAKADVFADLGSPVSPLRARASVATSSSSSSGSAKSPAPSNAGALALAGGRSHSGELTAESTPPRLPGHRRCGSGPLIFSGGSSGGSGGGGGDRGSTASSPMTNALPAGNICPSGRVPVAAAAPPPPRSRPDVLGSGTGNYGHGSIMRGGGGMAPARSSIDSSSFLGHAPRSPATFPAASSASSGSLQDVTRLGNEWYKKGKHAEALRHYDRAVALCPESAACRGNRAAALAGLGRLADALRDCEEAVRLDPANGRAHSRLAGLCLRLGMISKARRHLTQAGHLHQSDPSEWEKLQEVEMHQGRSIDARKVGDWKSALREADAAIAAGADSSRLLLAIRSEALLRLHKLEEADSTLASLLKLDSVLLYRMGANPSGMLAESYVSIVRAQVDMALGRFDAAVEAADNARFIDPGNAEVGMILNNVKLVAKARAQGNELYKAAKFSDASIAYSEGLKYEPSNPVLYCNRAACWGKLERWEKAVDDCNEALRIQPNYTKALLRRASSYAKLERWADCVRDYEVLHKELPADTEVAEALFHAQVALKTTRGEDVSNMKFGGEVEMVTSVEQLRAAIGSPGVSVVYFMSIMNQQCTLITPSVNSLCSECPSLNFLKVNVEDSPMVAKAENVRIVPTFKIYKDGVKVKEMICPSLHVLRYSVRHYAVSSS
- the LOC4326652 gene encoding zinc finger CCCH domain-containing protein 8 isoform 2 (isoform 2 is encoded by transcript variant 2), whose translation is MSDPFYPHGHGGAAGGEGAAAAGYSSYEVDLIAARYGGRPLANPSSAAADLDARLAGARRSMGVLYHQPIMGSHSTVEQIEALYSSNTMTKRPRLESSLPIYPQRPGEKDCAFYMMTRTCKFGGSCKFDHPQWVPEGGIPNWKEAANVEESYPEQEGEPDCPFFMKTGKCKFGSKCKFNHPKEKVNALASGNTNDKHLIADSSILPVRPSEPLCSFYAKTGKCKFRAMCKFNHPKDIEIPSSQNEPESAVTVEGETDIGSAADSVSAKMQTPVAAAQEFNSKGLPMRPGEVDCPFYMKMGSCKFGSTCRFNHPDRLVLNFPLPLGQTILPTPESMLLNSSANFMQGFDFHAAHMPVGPGPVTYPQRPGATVCDFYMKTGFCKFADRCKFHHPIDRSAPDPSANWEPAEESVQLTLAGLPRREDAVVCAFYMKTGVCKFGMQCKFDHPPPQEAIAKVSNSGS
- the LOC4326652 gene encoding zinc finger CCCH domain-containing protein 8 isoform 1 (isoform 1 is encoded by transcript variant 1) — encoded protein: MSDPFYPHGHGGAAGGEGAAAAGYSSYEVDLIAARYGGRPLANPSSAAADLDARLAGARRSMGVLYHQPIMGSHSTVEQIEALYSSNTMTKRPRLESSLPIYPQRPGEKDCAFYMMTRTCKFGGSCKFDHPQWVPEGGIPNWKEQAANVEESYPEQEGEPDCPFFMKTGKCKFGSKCKFNHPKEKVNALASGNTNDKHLIADSSILPVRPSEPLCSFYAKTGKCKFRAMCKFNHPKDIEIPSSQNEPESAVTVEGETDIGSAADSVSAKMQTPVAAAQEFNSKGLPMRPGEVDCPFYMKMGSCKFGSTCRFNHPDRLVLNFPLPLGQTILPTPESMLLNSSANFMQGFDFHAAHMPVGPGPVTYPQRPGATVCDFYMKTGFCKFADRCKFHHPIDRSAPDPSANWEPAEESVQLTLAGLPRREDAVVCAFYMKTGVCKFGMQCKFDHPPPQEAIAKVSNSGS